A part of Streptomyces sp. NBC_01235 genomic DNA contains:
- a CDS encoding LLM class flavin-dependent oxidoreductase: protein MRVTVLSTDDPIRVFQQLATAASLAPGRIELVAGRGSSTITFPLFDHDAHDYDMLYASKLALLMAVNAGENVTWRGPHRRRPLHDVTVFPRPEEPLRRLAKLCLTNSAQADSGCGQRPMSVSHCPVVRGVMPSSFWAEFSGVIERSGSLLMAA, encoded by the coding sequence ATGCGTGTCACCGTCCTGTCGACCGACGACCCGATCCGGGTGTTCCAGCAGCTCGCCACCGCCGCGTCCCTCGCTCCCGGACGCATCGAACTGGTCGCCGGACGCGGATCGTCGACGATCACGTTCCCGCTGTTCGACCACGACGCGCACGACTACGACATGCTGTACGCCTCCAAACTCGCCCTGCTGATGGCGGTCAACGCCGGCGAGAACGTCACCTGGCGCGGCCCACACCGCCGACGGCCGCTGCACGACGTCACCGTCTTCCCCCGCCCCGAGGAGCCGCTACGGCGGCTTGCCAAGCTCTGCCTGACGAACTCGGCCCAGGCCGACAGCGGATGCGGTCAGAGGCCGATGTCGGTCAGCCACTGTCCGGTGGTGCGGGGGGTGATGCCGAGCAGCTTCTGGGCGGAGTTCTCGGGTGTGATCGAGCGGTCCGGAAGCTTGCTCATGGCCGCGTAG
- a CDS encoding NADP-dependent oxidoreductase: MRAVTLESVPSAPAVTEVDTPRPEAGELLVKVAAASLNGIDIATAAGYTQAFMEHRFPLVLGQDFAGTVEELGEGVEGFAPGDAVFGVVLKPYLGAGSLARYVTVPAGHGVARIPAGLKAGDAGALGVAGATALVSLDAVALAEGETLLISGASGGVGSLAVQLAAARGVKVIATARPGAQSDFVTGLTGAEVHVVDFTGDLQGQVRAIAPEGVDAVLHLAGDGARLAALLRPGGRIASTTGLTQDDVKGHDVTVHTIMANPDARILTSLAEQVASGALRVPVTATYPLERATEAFDAFGAGTPGKIAVSCS; this comes from the coding sequence ATGCGCGCTGTCACGCTCGAATCCGTCCCCTCGGCCCCGGCCGTGACCGAGGTGGACACTCCTCGCCCGGAGGCCGGGGAGTTGCTGGTCAAGGTGGCCGCCGCCTCGCTGAACGGCATCGACATCGCCACCGCCGCCGGCTACACGCAAGCATTCATGGAGCACCGGTTCCCGTTGGTCCTCGGCCAGGACTTCGCGGGCACCGTCGAGGAGCTCGGCGAGGGCGTGGAGGGCTTCGCGCCCGGCGACGCGGTCTTCGGTGTCGTGCTGAAGCCGTACCTGGGCGCCGGGTCGCTGGCCCGGTACGTCACCGTGCCCGCCGGACACGGAGTCGCCCGCATCCCCGCGGGCCTGAAGGCGGGGGACGCGGGCGCGCTGGGCGTGGCCGGGGCCACTGCCCTGGTGAGCCTGGACGCGGTGGCCCTGGCCGAGGGTGAGACGCTGCTGATCTCCGGGGCCTCCGGCGGGGTGGGTTCGCTGGCGGTGCAACTCGCCGCCGCCCGCGGCGTGAAGGTGATCGCGACCGCCCGACCCGGCGCGCAGAGCGACTTCGTCACCGGCCTGACCGGCGCGGAGGTCCACGTGGTCGACTTCACCGGTGACCTTCAGGGGCAGGTCCGCGCGATTGCCCCGGAGGGTGTGGACGCGGTGCTGCACCTCGCGGGCGACGGCGCCCGGTTGGCCGCTCTGCTGCGCCCGGGCGGTCGGATCGCCTCGACCACTGGCCTGACCCAGGACGACGTCAAGGGGCACGACGTCACCGTCCACACGATCATGGCCAACCCCGACGCCCGGATCCTGACCTCCCTGGCCGAGCAGGTCGCCTCCGGTGCGCTGCGTGTGCCGGTGACGGCCACCTACCCGCTGGAGCGGGCCACGGAGGCGTTCGACGCCTTCGGCGCCGGCACCCCGGGCAAGATCGCCGTCTCCTGCTCCTGA